In Cryptomeria japonica chromosome 5, Sugi_1.0, whole genome shotgun sequence, the genomic window TCTGACCGGTTACttcatcttcatttgtagtaccagagatttctccatgctcaaatccaagacctctagtgtctcctaAGTTgcgcctttgatccttcaataattcatcatttTTTGCAGAACTGGCCTTAAACTTACTCTTATACTCATTTTCAATATCCACATCTCCTCTTAGGATTGTCATCATTCTTTCCAAATCTTTCTCATTGTTTTGAGATTGCatcaattcagttctcaacatatcattctcatgtgcaaacctaatgcattcttcagatctatctttcagagatttggcaagattttcttcattcttctttcagtcttcaatctatttggacatcctcatagttagggcttgcatttcattcttcatgacaccattctctagACTCAGCTtttgacataattccttaagggcattcttctcttaatcatcctgattttgtaaaaattTCTTCCATTTGGCTTGAGCAGTTGACAACCTTTCTTgcagggtaagaatgaattcctatgcaaagTTTaactcatcttgtaacttcaagttcttcatcctttcagcatcatagtcttcaagtgtaCTTCGAGCTCTTTCTCTAtgctcatctccatggatttcaaattcaagatcttcctcaagctattaaacttactCCAAGACaccaggttctgataccaattgttggaatccaagaatactaagaggggagggtgaatcagtgttcttctgGTTAAagtatttttagccttattaacaaattCACTTATTAActagtatgcataaaagaaagtaacaacaagtaataacaaTGCAGCCACaataatcaacaccataacacaaatatttatacatgaaaaacctcaaagaggaaaaaacacggtgggattgatgacccacaatatctatccactggccaaatgaataaatattacaagaggggcatgcacatgcaggaaggcacaccacctagagcacacttctcatcacaaaaggagtcttgcTTATTACAGATACctaatatggagttacaaacaaaattttgaactcaaagtatgcatctactatgctggatgagttctagcTTAAGCATTGTCGGTACCGGTTAACATTGTTCCCTTCTTTACCGGTAACCTTATTCCCTATTCAATCTCCTTAACCACCAACCAAGACCGACTATAGATCATCACATTCGCAATTTGTTGATCAAGATCACTCACATGATATTGCACATGTTATATCTCAAAAATGACCTAATCGAACTAACtaatataccctttacaaacataaacataaattcctcatgtcggcttacaatcatatttacAAAGTGATTATATGTCGGCCTAtacaaaatataaacattaatttatGTGACCGTTGTTGCCTCCACATTATGCTTGTCGAAATCTCCTATGTGGGCCTCTATGTACTAGTTCCTAGTTTGTCGGCTACCCTGAATGTCGGTTATTGAaccatgaataccggtgagtaccggATAAGTAACCAACCAAAAactgatgtgtgttgccatcaatgacaacaccattaacccggatgagtgtcaattgtcaataaaagACCCTGTCGCCCGCGCTAAACCCGTATCGCTTGTGCCAAAGTGCAGTCGCTCACGCTACTCCGATACGTGTGactaaaaaatcacaaaaacttCAAGAAATTTGATAAATTAGGGACGTGGATCctaccaggcatgccaaaatgaaccaagggaaaacctCAAGCAAGGTTGGAAGGTTAGTTTAAATACAAATAAGCATAAAAGCCAAATAAAGCAATAAACTAACACAAATATTACCTTGCAAGAGAagatctctcttgttcctctgattgagCAAATGATGAAGTAGATGCGCCAtattgctccacttgattggatatGCTCTTCTTGagggatgtggaatgctctccaaatgcacaACAAGATTGGTGGATGATTCGATAAGATTTATATTTGGATTAGATGGAatagatttggatttgatgaaggatcATAAGGACAGGATAAGGATATGGATGCCATGGATTCTTTCCTATAATGATGATGTTTTTTTATGGATTTCTAGAGTTGTGTTAACAACATGAGATTACTTGAtaggagatgaaaaatgaaggggaggagaccccaatttatagattggaggaggccaacagagggccaagattgattttaggAAGAAAGATTGAGATTGATTTGGAATGGAAGACATGGATCACGGATGGCTTGGGAGAATaaagaggaatataaaattccttggggaaaggggagaggaattaaaaattccaaaaaataaaggatgcatggggggattcaaagaaatttgaatttctttgaaaggctcaaggttgatgtgacatgagtggaggaatataaaatggtGAAATAATGATAGGCATGCTTATGAGGATTTCTAGAAGAATTTGTTAGGGTAAGTGGAggttagggaaagtgatttgtaggaattactttagttaggttaattaattaaaattaattaactaagtgggttttagaagaaataatggttgaggtgactttagaagaatggggaaaaaattaatttattgataaattaattattggactatagtgataagattgattaaatttgttttaataaaccgtcagaagaagggaattaacacaattaaactggttaattatgttgacagactaaattaattaaatattaatttaattaattttaggtgtctacattttattTAGCAAATTGGTTGTGTTAGAAATATATATTGATAGATTGGCCAAGGTGGATAATAAATTGGAATTGGGTCATCAAGGTTTATCCAACTATGTTATGGACACTTTTAGAGCCATGCATTTTCTCCTCATACATGTGCCTCATCAACTAGTTTGGTCATTTGACAATCTATGTCCAGAGCTCCTCCCCTTATAAAATTGAAAATGAAGACCGAGCTTCTTCCAACTCAAAGGAAATGGACACCTACTAGCTTTGGCCATCACGAGTTCATTTTTTGGTAACAATAATATTGGTTTTTATAGTATAGGTTTCTCTCTATTTCATCTATGGTGGATTTTTTGTCTCATTATAAACCCCATGATTGTCAATGTATCATCGTCtagtgttttttgttttttgttaggTTTTTTGGCTTGGCATTATTCTCTGTAATGGGTGGTGAACAATTTCTTTATGGCTTCTTTCTATCTAAGGCATTTTGTAAGATTATCTTGTTCCTCTATTCATTATACTTTATTTTGGCACTATTTTGGCCTTCAGGGTTGTGCAAGGTGTCAATATTGTAATCTTTATATTAtatattctaatataattttaggCCTAGTgtcttttgtcaaaaaaaaaaaaaaaatctcattgtAAATTGTAGTATATTGTTCTCAACATTTTGACTATTTACCATGCAAGTCATCCACCATGTAGAAAATTAACACATTCATCACAACATAACAACTCTCTAAACTCTTCTATTAACAACAAATAGAATTCAAAAGACAGTAATAACACTTGTCCATGAAAGAAATAAGAAGCAAGCGAAAGGTGCGTTAAGTCCACAATGCTTGAAAAAATGTATGTAAGAAAAGGGGAGGAAGGGAAAAAGAGGGAAGTCTATAATGTTTCAAAAGAGTGTATGTGAGAGGGATGGGGAGGAAGGGAAATAGAACGAAGTTTGTAACGCTTGAAAACAGTAAAAAGGGAAATGGCTATCCAGCCCCTACAATGCACCAAGACATCATTATCATTTAtacattataaataaattataataaatgttCGATGCATTCTAGAAGCTGGATAGCCATTCCAAGTAAAAAAAGTcatttcaaaaattagaaaaagaaagaaaaccaGTTTTGAGACAACCAAAATGAATTAACTCAAAATTACAATTATACTCTTAGTAAAAGTAGTTCACTTTGAAGAATAATTGCAAACATAAAAATACTTAATACCAAGGAAAAAATAACTTGGAATCACTTTTAGAGTGACCACGTACAACGTAGAAGATTGCAAGTAAGATTTTATGTACTTTAAGACAGCAATTTCAATACCCATCTGCTCTGGTCTCTCTTTGTTAATGTTTTCCCTGTCTTATTCATGTTTTCTTGTCATAAAAACTTAACTTAGAACTAAATTTTCAGCATTTACTCTGTCGAGGTTTTTAAGTGCTTTAAGGTGAGAATCTAGCCTTTAGCAAGTTACCTCACCTGTAGTATCAAATCCTCAATAATGGCTTGGGATAAGAGCAGAACAAGAACAattctcaaaagataaagagaaaaaggaaaaataaataaccaCCTACTATACTAAAGGAATTCGGGTAAAACAAAGCAACTTTGATCAGAAAAAGAATTATACTCTTCCAATTTGCATATtgcatatttttttgttctttaagTGTGAATGTAACATGGAATCTGCGTACCTTTCACGCTTCTATAGAATAAGAAAAGTAAAGTGCACCATCAAGAACCTCCATGCTTTCCTTTATAACCATACCAATTCTTAGCTCCATACCAATTCTTTCATCCATTGCTTTTACTTCTGCATTTGGATTGAGATCTGATAAGCATGGAATTGGAGGCCCCAGTTGAAGAGATGACAGTGCAGGCTTGCACTAATACCAACTTTGTTGAGACAGTGCCTGAGGTTGATGAGGTGGGGAAGGCTTTTGTTGATCAATATTATTACATGTTTGATCATAGCAGAGGCAGTTTGCTTCCATTGTATGAGTCATATTCTACTATGAGCTTTGAAGGAGAGAAGATTGAAGGTGCCCACAAAATCTCAGTGAAGCTTGCCTCTCTTCCCTTTGATCAATGCAAGCACCATGTCTCCACCATTGATTGCCAGTCCTCTGGAGTTGCAGGGGGTATTATTGTGTTTGTAAGTGGTACCCTTCAGCTCCCTGGTGAAGAGCACCATCTTCGCTTTAGCCAGGTAATTAATTATTATACATCCATGTCAACGCAATTTTGTCTATGCAGTATACAAGATGCATCTATGATAGATC contains:
- the LOC131072692 gene encoding nuclear transport factor 2B, coding for MELEAPVEEMTVQACTNTNFVETVPEVDEVGKAFVDQYYYMFDHSRGSLLPLYESYSTMSFEGEKIEGAHKISVKLASLPFDQCKHHVSTIDCQSSGVAGGIIVFVSGTLQLPGEEHHLRFSQMFHLVRTLEGNFYIQNDIFRLNYG